One Mycolicibacterium fortuitum subsp. fortuitum genomic window carries:
- a CDS encoding PfkB family carbohydrate kinase gives MTVLGNLAIDIIDGAPPSPGGCASFAGVALQVAGGPGRIIAMGAQRDHALFDELRARFGTLLQILPSERTSSFSLDYDDADHRHMGVRAIGPVWTEADIEVADPATTWVHLAPLLRTDFPAATLAALAARGHRVAYDGQGLVRVDQLGPLVEDRHFPADLLADVDILKLAEDEAVIVADGAFDASTAERLGVAEILVTYGSEGCDIYFDGAVQRVPAAWRVLDVQTTGAGDMFTTCYVAHRAAGHDPHSAAQAASALVAGELDKRAHADRG, from the coding sequence GTGACCGTGCTCGGCAACCTCGCGATCGACATCATCGACGGCGCACCGCCCAGTCCGGGCGGATGTGCGTCGTTCGCCGGGGTGGCTCTGCAGGTGGCCGGCGGTCCCGGCCGAATCATCGCGATGGGAGCTCAACGCGATCACGCGCTCTTCGACGAGCTGCGCGCGCGGTTCGGGACGCTGCTGCAGATTCTGCCTTCGGAGCGGACCAGTTCATTCAGCCTCGATTACGACGACGCCGATCACCGGCACATGGGCGTGCGGGCGATCGGACCGGTGTGGACGGAAGCGGACATCGAGGTCGCTGATCCAGCGACGACGTGGGTGCACCTGGCGCCTCTGCTGCGCACGGACTTCCCGGCTGCGACGCTCGCGGCGCTGGCGGCGCGCGGCCATCGGGTCGCCTACGACGGGCAGGGTCTTGTGCGGGTCGACCAACTGGGGCCGCTCGTGGAAGATCGCCACTTTCCCGCAGATCTGCTGGCCGACGTCGACATCCTCAAGCTCGCCGAAGACGAGGCGGTGATCGTCGCCGACGGCGCATTCGATGCCTCGACCGCGGAGCGGCTCGGCGTCGCGGAAATCCTGGTGACCTACGGCTCGGAAGGGTGCGACATCTACTTCGACGGTGCGGTGCAGCGGGTGCCTGCCGCGTGGCGGGTGCTGGACGTCCAGACGACGGGCGCGGGGGACATGTTCACCACCTGCTACGTCGCACACCGCGCGGCCGGACACGATCCGCACAGCGCCGCACAGGCGGCGAGCGCTCTCGTGGCCGGCGAGCTCGACAAGC